From one Synechococcus sp. UW69 genomic stretch:
- a CDS encoding iron uptake porin, with protein MKLFQQLLVAPAALGLLASGANAAELNINGVSDYASSADQVTSVTQFSDVYPTDWAYQALANLVEQYGCVAGYPNGTFRGNRAMTRYEAAALLNACLDRITEVTDELRRLLKEFETELAILKGRVDGLEARVGELEATQFSTTTKLKAKTVWVAGATRAKGDNYNTGGEKGARDAYNADYGGFSFSYDLRLGLKTSFSGKDLLYTRLRAGNMGDTSVWDGNGVSLNKLDTAAPGGNIVEIDRIYYRFPLGDSFTIQVGPLTRNTEMMGYKATAYAKGGTKILDFFGGSLGTPGVWNKETGGGFGAVYSNKKQVEKGNPYFTVAANYVADSGEANDSNPNTGGFMTDNSEGNITTQIAYGNKQWGFAAGYRYGQCGAKFRTGTEYAVGDKFGTPCTVTNADGESVRSGAQSNSVSLHGFWRPEDSGWMPSISAGVGKSFLSGNSDWDDATNKRGMASWMVGLTWNDVLLEGNALGYAVGQPQFVYDVEDGFVADGGYAMELWYSFQVTDNIQITPAIYWLSRPFGDETQNVNGDYKSLGVFGGLVQTTFKF; from the coding sequence ATGAAGCTTTTCCAGCAACTGCTGGTGGCTCCTGCTGCCCTTGGCCTTCTGGCCAGTGGCGCAAATGCCGCCGAGCTGAACATCAACGGCGTTTCTGATTACGCCTCTTCCGCTGATCAGGTGACCAGCGTCACCCAGTTCTCCGACGTCTACCCCACCGACTGGGCCTATCAGGCTCTGGCGAACCTGGTGGAGCAGTACGGCTGCGTGGCTGGCTACCCCAACGGCACCTTCCGTGGCAACCGGGCCATGACCCGCTACGAAGCGGCTGCCCTGTTGAACGCTTGCCTCGACCGGATCACTGAAGTGACCGACGAGCTGCGTCGCCTGCTCAAGGAATTCGAAACCGAGCTGGCCATCCTCAAGGGTCGCGTTGACGGCCTCGAGGCCCGTGTTGGCGAACTGGAAGCAACTCAGTTCTCCACCACCACCAAACTCAAAGCCAAAACCGTCTGGGTCGCTGGTGCGACACGCGCCAAAGGTGACAACTACAACACCGGTGGCGAGAAAGGTGCACGTGATGCCTACAACGCTGATTACGGCGGCTTCTCCTTCAGCTACGACCTCCGTCTTGGCCTGAAGACCTCCTTCAGCGGTAAGGATCTGCTCTACACCCGCCTGCGTGCGGGCAACATGGGCGACACCAGCGTGTGGGACGGCAACGGCGTCAGCCTGAACAAACTCGACACTGCTGCTCCTGGCGGCAACATCGTCGAGATTGATCGTATCTATTACCGCTTCCCCCTCGGCGACAGCTTCACCATCCAGGTCGGTCCTCTGACCCGGAACACCGAGATGATGGGCTACAAGGCCACGGCTTACGCCAAAGGCGGCACCAAAATCCTCGATTTCTTCGGTGGTTCCCTGGGTACCCCCGGCGTCTGGAACAAGGAAACCGGTGGTGGCTTCGGTGCCGTCTACAGCAACAAGAAGCAGGTGGAGAAGGGCAACCCCTACTTCACCGTCGCTGCGAACTACGTTGCTGATTCCGGTGAGGCCAATGACAGCAACCCCAACACGGGTGGCTTCATGACCGACAACTCCGAAGGCAACATCACCACTCAGATTGCCTATGGCAACAAGCAGTGGGGCTTTGCCGCCGGTTATCGCTACGGCCAGTGCGGCGCCAAGTTCCGCACCGGTACGGAGTACGCCGTTGGCGACAAGTTCGGCACACCTTGCACCGTTACTAACGCTGATGGTGAAAGCGTGCGATCCGGTGCACAAAGCAACAGCGTCTCGCTGCATGGCTTCTGGCGTCCCGAAGATTCTGGTTGGATGCCTTCCATCAGCGCTGGTGTGGGTAAGTCCTTCCTGAGCGGCAATAGCGATTGGGATGACGCCACCAACAAGCGCGGCATGGCCAGCTGGATGGTGGGCCTCACCTGGAACGATGTCCTTCTTGAAGGCAATGCTCTGGGTTATGCCGTGGGTCAGCCCCAGTTCGTCTACGACGTCGAGGATGGCTTTGTGGCTGATGGCGGTTACGCCATGGAGCTCTGGTACAGCTTCCAGGTCACCGACAACATCCAGATCACCCCAGCCATCTACTGGCTCAGCCGTCCCTTCGGTGACGAAACCCAGAACGTCAA